Below is a genomic region from Bacillota bacterium.
GCTCATCATCACCCCGGGATTGGCGGCCAAGTGAACGAGGGCACGAATGCCGTAGTCTGCATTGCGTCTAATCACTTCCATAAGATCCACACCTTTACTTTCCTTTGTAGACTATTTTAGTCCACATTCCCCCGGATGTCAAGCGTCTTTCAAAAAATTTTTTCAGTGAGATTTCAAGTGGCAAGCCGGTGCTCCTTTACATAATACTGGAAGAAATAAGGAAAACTAATGCCTTGAAGGAATTTCACTAAGGTAGGGAGAATAAAATGCCGGTATTTAAGAAAAAGTGCCGCTTTTTCCTGGGAAACGACGAGGTCAGGTGCGTTGCCCATGAATACTACAACGACCCCTGCTGCACTTGCTGCTACGAAGGGGGGAGGGAAAATATGTACATCCCGGAAAGACGGTTGGTGTGCCCCGCCTGCGGAAAAAGCAGGGAGCACGGTAACCTGATCTGCAGCGCCTGCCAGCTCCAGGCCCTCTGGTGGCTCGGCTGGCTGGGGGCGCTCAAAGCAGACCCGAATTCCTGAAACCCCCGCGGATACCTCCCTCGCATCAATCCTGAAAGAAAAAAGCCACCCGTGCCCGGGCTCTTAAATGGCCTCTCCGGGGTACGGGCAGCTTGTATCGCTATAAATAAGCCGGAAAACCCTTTTGCAGTCCCTGGCAGCTTCACCGCCACTTCCTGCTGTGTCCTAATAAATAAGCCGGGCAAACCGGTGGCCTGTCAGCGGCCGTTACGTTCCCGCAGACACTGTTGTAACGGCCCAGGAGCAGGCGGATAACCTGCCGCGAATCACCGGCGACTATCTAACGAACAACTGGCCGAAGGGATCCCATTCCCTGTTCCGCCATCGCCCGGGCACCCTACTGGGACAGGCCAAGGCAGTGTCCTCTGGCGAGCTCAATTACCGGGTGAAGGTGGCCGAGATCCTGGACCGTGGTCAAGGTGATGCTTCACTCCGACTACGATCTTTGGCAGTCGGGTGTCTGGTGTCCCCGGTGGAAAGGAATAAAAAAATGGGCGGTGGCCGCCGCCGCGCTTAAGGTTTCACTTTTCTAGCGGTTGTGGTTTTAGTCTCCGGGATTTACTTCAGGAAGCTGAGCAGGCCAGTGACGGTATTCAGAACGCCACCCAGGGTGTAACCCATGCCGTACTTGGCACTGGCGGCGGTGACGGCGCTCAGGTTTTCGGAAGCAACGGAGGCGGCGCTGCTGGTCTCTCCCCCCAGAACAGTACCGGTCAGGCCGGCGAGGCCATTGGCGGTGGTGCTGGCGCCGGAAACGACCGCAATACTGCCGGCATCAATGGCGCTGGTGGCACCGGCATTGATGCTGCCGCCCAGCTCCGGTAGGGTGCTCCAGAGTTCACCCAACTGCAGGCTATTAAGCACATTACCCAGGTCAAGCTCCGGTAACGCAATGGGAAGCCCCTGGGCAAAGGCGGGGCTGGCACCAAGCATAAGCACCAGGGCAAACACAAGGATTGCGGTGAAACGCTTCACGAGAAACTCCTCCTTTTTTAGTTATCGTTTTTAGTCACGGAAGAAGGGGCGGCGGCCCGCACCCATTTCAAACCCCCTCTACTTATAAGACGTGTTGCGGGGGTTAGAAGTTGCAGGAGGTTTTTGAAATTTTTGTTAAATGTACTGTAGAACCATCACCACGAAAAAATTTCTGGATTTGCTTCCGGGCGCGGAAGAGGTAGGATTTAATGGTACTTTCCGGGAGGTGGAAAAGCTGGGCGATTTGCCTGATGGAAAGCCCATGGTAGTAGTAAAGGCACACAACTTGAAAGGGTAGCGGAGGGAGCAGATTCAGGGCCTGACCGAGGGCGGCCTGCTCTTCGGCCTGGATCATTCCATCTTCAGGTGAAGGGTAGAACCTGTCAAGAGGGAACTCTTCCCATTGAGAAACGGGAACAAAGCGGGACTGCTGGCGAAAGAGATCCCAGGCGGTATTCACAGCTATTTTGAAAAGCCATTTTTTTAGTTTAGTTGTCTCCTTAAGGTGAAAGATGCGTTCATAAGCCTTTAAAAAAACCTCCTGGCTGATATCTTCCGCAAAAAAGTGATCTTTTAGAATTCTGTATGCTAGCCTGTAAATTTCCCGGGAAAATTTTTCGAAAAGAGCACCCAGTGCCTGGACATCCTTGTCCCGCAGCCTTGAGACAATTTCATCTTCTGTCAAGTTTTTTGCCCTCCCTGGCTTTATTTCCATATAAAGGGTTCGCCGAATCCCTGTTATTTATTGCGTAGTCTGGCTAGTTTCATGAAATTTTCATGAATTTTTCATGAAATCTTCATAATTCCTTGAAATTTTCGTTAGATTCTGACATATTCTTCTTCTCCCGGAAACTCTTGTCGAAATGGCAAATTTCTCCCTGGGCGAACTGCTGGCGTTAGCCCGGTCACCGCAAAGCCGAGGCGCTCAAAAAAGCCCGGTACCGTTACGGTAAGGAGGTATACCTCCCGCACCCCGTGCGCAGCCGCTCGCTTCCAGGACCCGGGCCGTCGGGCGGCGGCCCGGGTCCTTCCCTCTGCGCGCCGGTGCTACCGCCAGAAAACGCAGCAAGGCGGATTCGCTGTAATCCTCCAGCCCCACCACGCCGGCCACATCCGAAAGGAGCCTGGCCACGAAAAAGTAGCCAGGTCTTCGGCTATTCCGGCCCTGCGGTATGCCGGATAGTTCGCAGTGATCAGGCCAGCTTCCGCCACCAGCTTCCGCCAGCAGAGAAAAAATCGCCCCCCGGTCGACCGGGCAGGCGCTATCGAGAACCAGATTCATTCATCCCGGGCCGTCTCCGCCTTCCTTTAGCACGCGCCGCCCCCTCCTTCACTCCCGGGTTTGTACGAACATATGTTCCTTTATAATAATATAAACACTCCCATGTATGGTTCTAGGGGGAAGCCTAATGCTCAAGAGCGAGTAAACGTTTAAAAAAATGTGTGAAGTTCTCGATTTAGAAACTCAAAAACGCCTGTTTTGTCTGAAAATGGGCGTTTTTTGTTTTTCTTTAGTGTTCTTTGAAAATTAGATAAGCTTTCTTCACTGCGGCCACGCACTGCCTCGAAAGTGTCCCCCAACAGCCCGGCAATCGATGAAGTGAGGCTCGGGAACGCGACGGAGATCATGCGCATCCCCCCGGGCCGAGGCCAGGCGCAGCAGGGAGCGCCAGCAGGTTTGGGGTATCGCCTCCGGTATTTAGCGTAGCCTGCCGGCGGGCGGTAAAGCTGCATATTCACAGCTCACAGCATTGTGGCTGCGCGCTTTTTATCTTGCATATATTTCGAGTTTTTTACCACAAGCAGCAGCTATTTTTGCGAGACTTTCTAAGCGAGGTATGACCTTTCCGCTCTCCATTCTTGCGATAGCGGATTGGGTAGTACCGACTCTTTTAGCTAATTCCGCTTGGGACAGCCCAGCTTCACTACGCATCTTGATCAGAAGATCTGCAAGTTTATATTTAAGTTCAAAGCTGTCCCAGGCTTTTTTGAAATCAGGGTTTCTTAATTCTTTCTGTAATGCTTCACGGTAATCAAGCACCATCCATTAGTCACTCCTTTTTATATTCTTTCATCTTTTGGACAGCTTGTTTGAGCACGTGCACGGGTATTTTCCTAGTTTTCTTAACGTAACCGTGAATTATTGCTAGTATATCAGGCCCGGCTTGAAAGAAAAACAATCGAATTTGTGTATTACCGTATCTCTCACGGAGTTCCCAGAGCCCTTCACAACCGGGAACCCTTTTTATGTGTGGTTCGCGATGAGCGGCCAGTTGTTGGCCAGCAAATCAATTCCCCGGTAGACCTTTGCCCGAACAACCGGGTTCAGTGAGGTGATAAAATCCAAAACAGGTTCAATGTCAACAGTTATCATTAGTGCACCTGCCCGCTACTATTATAGCATAAACGCTATATTGGGTCAAACAAATAAATCTGGAGAGGAGATGATATACCTGAGCTTTCCCGCTCCTTTTTGTGATGAACTCCAGAGATTTTAACGGTACAGGATACAGCACGTTACTTGCGGATCTCGAAATCCGCTGCGTATGAGCTTGTTCACAAGCCCACCTTCCCCGCGATCATTTTAAGCAAGACAATACGCGTCAGACGTAATAGCTTTTTTCAATGGCTTCAAGAGCAGGAAAAAGGGCAAGCCGGGGCTAAATAATATAAGCCCCGGCTGGGGAGCCGGAAAGAAGGTGTGGACCCAAAAACTATCTCCAAACGGCTTGGGCATACCAACATCGCCTTCACCTTGCAAGTTTACGGCCACCTGTTGCCCGGGCAGGATGAACGGGCTGCCGAGAAAACGGAAGCATTCTTCAAAACCCTTTAGTGTGAGTTTGGCAGTTAGTTTGGCAGTAGTAAGGCCGCTTGGCAGCAGTTTGAACAAAAAACAAAGAGCCGCGATTCCTTGCGGCTCTTAGCTTTCTTCATGGTGGGCGCGGCAGGGATTGAACCTGCGACCTCTTGAATGTGAGTCAAGCGCTCTCCCACTGAGCTACGCGCCCCTGATATGGTGGGCCCACCCGGATTCGAACCAGGAACCTACCGGTTATGAGCCGGCTGCTCTGCCGTTGAGCTATGGGCCCTTTGGCTCCCCGGGCAGGATTCGAACCTGCAACCCTCCGGTTAACAGCCGGATGCTCTACCGTTGAGCTACCGAGGAACACTGCGGCACTCTCATTATACGATAAACAAACTTCTGCGTCAACGCCTGTAAATTTCTGAGTCATCCCCCCATCTTTTGGAGCTCGCCTCACCTAAGAGATCCCAGTATGGGTTTTTGTGCTCGTCCCAGAAAATTTTTATGCCTGCAAGCTTGAAGGAAAGTTCCAGGAAATGGCGAATTCTAATCTGGCGAATCAATCATATTAATGTGAGCAATCCTATATACGTACACCATAAACGGAGGGCTGTTGGATGAAGGAAGTCTCCATTTACACGGACGGCGCCTGTTCCGGAAACCCCGGTCCCGGGGGTTGGGGCGCCGTGCTGATATACAACGGGCACAAGAAAGAGATCAGCGGCAGGGTGGAGGAGACCACCACAAATAACCGCATGGAACTGATGGCGGTGATCGAGGCACTCAAGGCATTGAAGGAGCCCTGCAAAGTGAAATTGTACTCGGACAGCGCCTACCTGATCAATGCCTTCCAGCAGGGGTGGATCGACAGGTGGCAGAAAAACGGCTGGTTGAACAGCAGGAAAGAGAAGGTGGAAAACATCGATCTCTGGCAGGCCCTGCTGGACCTGACTGCCATTCACCGCGTGGAATGGCACAAGATCAAGGGACACGACGGGATTCCCCTGAATGAACGCTGCGACAAGTTAGCCCGGGAAGAGATTGCCGAGATTAAAGAAGAGGATTAAAAGACGCCCCTTTACGGGCGGTTCCCGATTTTTGGGCTATTTGTGAGCCACCATTTGATCCACTTCGTCTATCTTATTCTCAATGTCCTGAATCAGTTTTTCCAGAGTTGCTTCCTCGCCGTTGCCATGCCCGTTAAGGAGCAACTGTTCTTGAGACCGGCAATTTTCTGCTCCAACCGCGAGATGGCCAGCAAAAGCTGCCGGGAAGGTTACCGCAACCCTTGCCAGTTCCACTCCGGTAGGCTTGAGGAGATATTCCTCGCCCATGTTCGGGATCACGGTGGGAATGGCAAATTTTTGTTCAATCAATTCTGCCAGTGTCCGGGACGCCTGCTCCTCTCCGTGCACCACGAAAAGGCGCTGCGGTTTTGTGGTAAAGTGGGATACCCAGTCCAGCAGTCCTGTCTGGTCGGCGTGGGCGGAAAAACCCTGGAGGGAATAGATTTTGGCGGCCACGTTGATGATCTCGCCCAGGATTTTCACCTTTTTTTCTCCGTCCAGGATCCGCCGGCCCAGTGTTCCCTCACCCTGGAATCCAACGAAGACCACCGCACATTCCGGGCGCCAGAGGTTGTGTTTCAGGTGGTGTTTGATCCGCCCGGCATCGCACATCCCGCTTGCAGAGATGATGATCTTGCTGCCGGGAAGGTTGTTCAAGGCCTTCGATTCTTCGGTAGTGCGCACAAAGGTTAAACCGGGAAAGTTGAAGGGGTCGTCGCCGCTCTGGAGGAGCTTCCGAGCGGCCTCGTCGTAACAGTCCTTGCAATTCCTGAAGATCTCGGTGGCGGACACGGCCAGCGGACTATCGATGTAGACCGGGATGGGCGGTACCTGTTTGCTTTCGATCATGCTGTTGAGTTCATAGAGGATTTCCTGGGTTCTTTCTACCGCAAAGGCGGGTATCACCACGTTTCCCTTGTTCTTGACGGTTTCCAGGATAATCTCTTTCATCCGGGCGGCCTCGCCTGCGATTGACTCGTGGAACCGGTCACCGTAGGTTGATTCGATCAAGGCATAGTCCGCCTCTGCTACGTAGATCGGGTCCCTTAAAATGGCGGTGCCCGTCTTTCCCAGGTCCCCGCTGAAGACGAGCTTCATTTCCTTTCCGTTTTCCCTGACCCGGACCTCGATGATGGCGGAGCCCAGAATGTGCCCGGCGTCCAGGAAGCGGAGCCGTACCGCGTTGTTCAAGGAGACCTCCTGTTCATAGGGGACCCCCTCAAAAAGCTGGAGGCATTCAATGGCGTCCGCAGCAGTATAGAGCGGCAGTTGGGCTTTTTCCCCCCGGCGCTTTGCCCTGCGGGATACCCATTCTGCTTCCATCTCCTGGATGTGGCCGCTATCCGGGAGCATCACCTTGCAGAGGTCATGGGTTGCCCTGGTGGCAAGTACCTTTCCCCTGAAGCCCTGCTTGTAGAAGCGGGGTATGAGCCCGGAGTGATCGATGTGGGCATGGGTGAGGAGGATATAGTCGATGGACTGGGGTGTTACCAGCGGGTTGCGGTAGTTGCGCGTCCGCAGTTCGCGCCTTCCCTGAAACATCCCGCAGTCCACGAGAATTTTCAGATGATCTGTTTCCAGGAGGAAACAGGAACCCGTAACAGTGCCGACCCCGCCGAGAAAGGTGAGCTTCGCCATTTATCTTCCTCCATTCTCGAACTTCCTCTACCTCTAATTTCCTCGTTTCTCTTGCAATCCCTGCTTATAAAGGAAGAACAGCAATCAAAATTTCCTGCCGTCGTCATATATATATTGAAGAATAATAAAAACATATCCCGAAACAATCCATATGATGTCTATCGCTCACCTCGGTCAATCACCGCAGGAGGGAGGAGGAACCAATGGTCGAAAATTACGAAAAGCAGGCTCGTTTATGGGGTATGTTCTGCCATCTCGCCGCATTATTAGGCTTTATCGGGGTACCTTTTGGCAACATTATCGGGCCGCTGGTGGTCTGGCTGATCAAGCGGGAAGATGATTCCTTTATCGATGAACAGGGCAAGGAGTCTCTGAACTTCCAGATATCCATGACCATTTACGGGGTCGTTGCGGCGCTCCTGCTGTTTGTCGTGGTCGGTATTGTATTGTTAATCGCCGTCGGGCTGGCCGATCTGATCCTGGTGATTATTGCTTCCGTGAAAACGAGTAACGGTGAGTACTACCGTTACCCGTGCACCATCAGGTTTATCAAGTGATATAAAATGTCTCTCATAGGCCAACTTTCTCGGAAAAGGGGGGTGGCCGGTACACTCCCCGCCATTTTTGTGGCCATCTTCTTCACGGTCCTGTTTTCCCGTTTTCATATGTAAAAATTCCTTTGCCGGAAAAGTTAAGCTTTTGTTGAATACGGCAAAAAATGACGTGTGGACACAGGTCAGACAGCGCCGTATTCCCGGTAGTCGTTTACTATGTTTGAGGCCACGCCATATCTTCTGGCTACGACAGCGCAGTTGCCGAAGATCCTCCGGCAACCTGCAAGGAGTACTGGCTATCCCCGCCTAAGGGGAGCTTTTGACTATCCGGCGATAGAGGGTCCCGGCGGAGACGCCTGGGGCGGCCTCTGCTCCGCCGCTTTCTGGGTCATCTGGCGGAACTTGCTGGAGACGCCGGAAAGGGTCGCCCGCAGGTCGTAAGATGGCGCCTGGCCTTGAATCGCCCTGTTGTAACCGGCCACCATCGCAACGGTGGCCATCGGGTCCACCAGCGCCCACTTAATGATATTGGCAGAGACGAAGGCAAAAAATAAGGCGATGAAGCCGTAGAGCGCCTGGAGTGCAGAGTCCGGCGTCAGGGCGCGGGCCACCCCCAGCAGCGGCAGAAGGATGACGAGAAATCCCACCGTCCAGGCTACCGCCACAAAGAGGACGAAGACGGTGGCCGTGCCAAGCAATTGCTTCCAGCTTTGGGCGTAGAGCACGACACCGTCTGACGCCGCCTGCCAGACGTCCTGGTCCTCATGGGACACGATGTAGCTCATGATCGCCTCATCAATATAGTTGGCAGCAAGACTCAGGATGCGGCGCATGATGGAGATGAGAAGGTTCATACCGGGGATCGAACCCAGGCACCCCGCCATCCTGGAAAGCCAGTTCAGCACCTGCCGCACGGTCCCAGCCACCAGCTGGTCCACCATGAAGAGAGCGCTGGCGCTGCCAAAGTGCTTGAGCACTTTGTCCTTACCGTAGGCAATCTGGTTGGTGCCGGGAGGAAGATTCCCTTTAAGCAGGATCTCCGTAATCACAGAAACGTGAGCAGCCTTGACCAGATAGAGCACATAGCGCTGAAACAGTACGTAGAGTGAGATGGTTCCCATGATGGCGATCAGAGCGATCACCGCCAGCGGAAGTCCGGCGCCCTGGAAGAGGCTGGCCACAAGGAAGCCGATCGCCCCCATCAGCCCCAGGAAGAAGATGAGGGCCAGACCGCACAGGAAATAAACCAGCATCCGCATGAAAACGTAAGGAAGCGTCCTCATGAAAAGACCTGCCGTTGAAATATTTGAAAGTCCTCCGCTTTGCAAAAGTTTTCCCTCCCTATTTAACTGGATACCTGAAACCAATCGGATAACCTGAAATCTGCAGCAACTGCTCTTTTCGCAAATGCCGGATCGTATCCAATGAGATGCAATTAAGATACAACAGCTAAACCTTTGCAGCCTTGACCTGCCCCGTCTTGAGGTCAAGCACCCACAACAGGGGTGTTTGCTCTGCCGCCCGGGAGAAAAAGTAGAAATAGCGTTCACCGTCCAGCCAGCACCCCCGGTTTAATTCAACCCCCGGCTGAGGCAGCATACCGCTTAGGAGAAAGAGCCTCTTGTTTGCCTTTACATCGAAGACTGCAAGATCGTGCCTGCCGGAAGATGCCATCGCCTCTACCGCCAGGTAATGACCTCCGGGGGACCAGACCAGTTCATGGACCCAGTTGTCGTATTCAGCTAAAACCCGGACCTGGCCGCTCGCGTCCACCACTCCGATAACGGCACCAAAGATCCCCATCGTTGCAAAGGCCACTGGCCCTGCAGGGAATGCCGCCACGGACTTGAACTCTCCGGCGCTCCTTCCGGTTTGTTCCGGGTTGTCACCCTGGGGTGAGAAGGAGGTTGGAACACCTGAAATATTCAACACCGGATGCTCCCCGGCACCGGGCTTTTTCGTCACGATCGCCGTCCACTGCCGTCCCGCATAGACACTGACAGGCTCCGAAGACTCCCACGCCCCAACTGCGAACCCCTCACCTTGGGGGAGAAGGGTGATTTTCTCCTGGTAGTACATGCTTTCCGCCTTCTCCGCCGGCCCGGTGAGCCAGACGGTCACGGTGGCTACAACCGCACTCCCGCTCCTGGCAAGACCCTCCAGGCGGTAGCCGACCATCCGTTGCATTACAGGTGAACCGCCCAGGGTCGGATCGCTGCTGTTAATGAAGATCTGCTTACACTGATCGGTGAGCATGGCGTAAGCTCGATCGCCGAAGGGATCGAGCAGGCGATAGCGCATAAAGCGGTGGACGAAGGTTTCCGCCCCGGCGAGCTTCTCGGCTGCCTCCAAATCCCCGCTCTGCGGTGTCCCGGGCGCAGAGCTTTCTGTCCCGGCGGAACCTGGAGCACCTTCCCGGGCCTGCGAGGGTGCCCCGGTGCCTGCTGGCCGCGATGGAAAGAGGTCTTTCAGGCAGCCTCCCAGGATGAAAGGGACGGCTGTCAAGCTGACCACGGCAAGCACAAAAAACAAGCGGCGCATTTCTTTCTCACCTCCCTCCTGTCCACTTACTTCAAAGCCGTTCGCCTCTTCAATCCCCGACCTGCCATGTCCACAACACAGCAAAAAATCCCACAAGGGAAAAAAGAATGCCTACCCCCAGGACGGCAAAAGCACCCCAGGAGGCCCCCGGTTCGAGCACGGCAACCTCCGGGCGCGCGGGGTCGTAGTAGACCGGCACCTGCTTTCCTGGAGGATACCGGTCTACAACCCTGCGGGCGGGGCCGGGGCTGCCTGAGCTGTACTCTCCAAAAAAGACCCTCCTGGAGGTATACCTCTTTCCCTCAACCCGGTATTCGTAAAGGATCTCGGCACTGTAGGAGGGCCCTTCCTCCCTCAGCGTGGGACCCGGGTGATACATTTTCACTTCAGAAGAGATAATTCTCCCCTGACAGGCAGGCCAGGAGCGGCTGGCAAGAGCCTGCCGCAGTGTACGTGCCCCTAAGATGATGAGCATCATCCCGGCCAGCAAAATGACAACATACCAGAAGATTTCGCGCCTTTTTTGCCTGCGCTTTTCTTCCGGTTTTTCAGGAGCATCCTTTCCAGGTAAAAAGCTGTCTTCTTGAATCATCGCACGATACCTCTGGTGAAGCTGGGGCCGGTACTTTCCCTGCAGCGGCTTTAATGTCTCCACCAGTTCCTTCATCTCCGGAGCGCACGAAGGCTTGAATTCGGCCCCAATCGCATGACCGTCATAGCCAGGCGAGCTGCGTGTCTGGCCCAGCCAGACCATTACCTGGTAACAAGGGTTTTCGTCGCTTGGAAACGGCCAGGGTTTAGGGGTGGTGGTATAGGCCGCGTAATCCTTTTCCTTCCATTGTGGCATGCGCTCCCGGTCGACCCCGGCCAGGGCCGCCCTGAGCTGATGGCTCAATCGCCAATGGCTCACTCATTACCCGTAGGCGGGACGTATTTATCAAGCAACTGTTTCAAAGTATCCGTCAGTTTTATCATTTCCGGCGCACAGGGAGCTTTCAGGTCGTAATAGATTTCACGCCCTTCATACGGCGGGACGGCATGGGTCTGCCCGGCCCAGTACTTCACCTTGTAACCTACAAATCCAATCCCGATAACCGGTGTTTTCTCCTCGAGATGATAGGCGACATAGTCTTTGGTGCTGGATTTCGGCAGCGGCTCCCAGTTGATCTGGGACAGGGCCTCCTTCAGCGCAGCAAATTCCTCTGCCG
It encodes:
- a CDS encoding RNA polymerase sigma factor translates to MTEDEIVSRLRDKDVQALGALFEKFSREIYRLAYRILKDHFFAEDISQEVFLKAYERIFHLKETTKLKKWLFKIAVNTAWDLFRQQSRFVPVSQWEEFPLDRFYPSPEDGMIQAEEQAALGQALNLLPPLPFQVVCLYYYHGLSIRQIAQLFHLPESTIKSYLFRARKQIQKFFRGDGSTVHLTKISKTSCNF
- a CDS encoding helix-turn-helix transcriptional regulator, which produces MVLDYREALQKELRNPDFKKAWDSFELKYKLADLLIKMRSEAGLSQAELAKRVGTTQSAIARMESGKVIPRLESLAKIAAACGKKLEIYAR
- the rnhA gene encoding ribonuclease HI; this translates as MKEVSIYTDGACSGNPGPGGWGAVLIYNGHKKEISGRVEETTTNNRMELMAVIEALKALKEPCKVKLYSDSAYLINAFQQGWIDRWQKNGWLNSRKEKVENIDLWQALLDLTAIHRVEWHKIKGHDGIPLNERCDKLAREEIAEIKEED
- a CDS encoding MBL fold metallo-hydrolase, whose translation is MAKLTFLGGVGTVTGSCFLLETDHLKILVDCGMFQGRRELRTRNYRNPLVTPQSIDYILLTHAHIDHSGLIPRFYKQGFRGKVLATRATHDLCKVMLPDSGHIQEMEAEWVSRRAKRRGEKAQLPLYTAADAIECLQLFEGVPYEQEVSLNNAVRLRFLDAGHILGSAIIEVRVRENGKEMKLVFSGDLGKTGTAILRDPIYVAEADYALIESTYGDRFHESIAGEAARMKEIILETVKNKGNVVIPAFAVERTQEILYELNSMIESKQVPPIPVYIDSPLAVSATEIFRNCKDCYDEAARKLLQSGDDPFNFPGLTFVRTTEESKALNNLPGSKIIISASGMCDAGRIKHHLKHNLWRPECAVVFVGFQGEGTLGRRILDGEKKVKILGEIINVAAKIYSLQGFSAHADQTGLLDWVSHFTTKPQRLFVVHGEEQASRTLAELIEQKFAIPTVIPNMGEEYLLKPTGVELARVAVTFPAAFAGHLAVGAENCRSQEQLLLNGHGNGEEATLEKLIQDIENKIDEVDQMVAHK
- a CDS encoding DUF4870 domain-containing protein, which gives rise to MVENYEKQARLWGMFCHLAALLGFIGVPFGNIIGPLVVWLIKREDDSFIDEQGKESLNFQISMTIYGVVAALLLFVVVGIVLLIAVGLADLILVIIASVKTSNGEYYRYPCTIRFIK
- a CDS encoding DUF3592 domain-containing protein; protein product: MSHQLRAALAGVDRERMPQWKEKDYAAYTTTPKPWPFPSDENPCYQVMVWLGQTRSSPGYDGHAIGAEFKPSCAPEMKELVETLKPLQGKYRPQLHQRYRAMIQEDSFLPGKDAPEKPEEKRRQKRREIFWYVVILLAGMMLIILGARTLRQALASRSWPACQGRIISSEVKMYHPGPTLREEGPSYSAEILYEYRVEGKRYTSRRVFFGEYSSGSPGPARRVVDRYPPGKQVPVYYDPARPEVAVLEPGASWGAFAVLGVGILFSLVGFFAVLWTWQVGD